In a single window of the Leptospira sanjuanensis genome:
- a CDS encoding DUF1176 domain-containing protein, whose amino-acid sequence MKRIGFIQARFFFLIPIVFGILIVLFWFGKESIEERSEKNFVFSFIREHLSSETPFINKNPKRTSIQWPKDCDFYAHPSEENSREENFSYPENECAEAMESLKDRLPKDCDYDSIGSGTDGKIDYHVYAEFLKYSPIRFYFLSDRKFLGELLCTSSAYNRYYVYFIYEESEFPAKTKVLKFKTFRFEKNGEIVSRESFESDRLIRFYKPETKDFVAFHKYRGMGDCGEYFRYTLSESDRPVLQEMRAKLDCDGTEAYSADKVPVSWTKYEIPFDFLQSLRTL is encoded by the coding sequence ATGAAACGAATTGGTTTTATACAAGCACGGTTCTTTTTTTTGATCCCGATCGTTTTCGGAATTTTAATCGTTCTTTTTTGGTTCGGCAAAGAATCGATCGAGGAGCGATCGGAAAAGAATTTCGTTTTTTCTTTTATCCGAGAACATCTGTCCTCCGAAACTCCTTTCATCAATAAAAACCCGAAAAGAACTTCCATACAATGGCCGAAAGATTGTGATTTTTACGCGCATCCTTCGGAGGAGAATTCTCGCGAAGAAAATTTTTCATACCCCGAAAACGAATGTGCGGAAGCCATGGAATCCTTAAAGGATCGTCTTCCAAAAGATTGTGATTACGATTCCATAGGATCGGGGACGGACGGAAAAATCGACTATCATGTATATGCGGAATTCTTAAAGTATTCTCCGATTCGTTTTTATTTTCTTTCCGACAGAAAGTTTTTGGGAGAATTGTTGTGCACTTCGTCCGCTTACAATCGTTATTACGTGTATTTTATCTACGAGGAAAGTGAGTTCCCCGCAAAAACGAAAGTTCTAAAGTTTAAGACGTTTCGTTTTGAGAAAAACGGTGAAATAGTCTCCAGAGAAAGTTTTGAAAGCGACCGTTTGATTCGTTTTTACAAACCGGAAACAAAGGACTTTGTGGCCTTTCACAAATACAGGGGGATGGGAGATTGTGGGGAATACTTTCGTTATACTCTTTCCGAATCGGATCGGCCGGTTTTACAAGAAATGCGGGCCAAGTTGGATTGCGACGGAACGGAAGCTTATTCCGCCGATAAAGTTCCGGTCTCTTGGACAAAATATGAGATTCCGTTCGATTTTTTACAATCTCTGAGGACGTTATAG
- a CDS encoding tetratricopeptide repeat protein — protein sequence MGQNLAVSNPSSIEESAWELFETGSYEEVIEIAKNNPNHVFLNHLSGIAGFESGSDHGINYFLKGSSVLSPLLEAYVLKEAGKFREAAKKFYAYFKTTSVPVSYAILRTGILTSEDAVDFKTVLELISLYKARFSNDYFCKAEFFSNYHLRNYKESIQVFAENAKRLTEERDVMGALGLALVHLGKFDEAKSVLEKIPGYEELPSFDDKKKEFSEKIASIPKMEAKRKSLTVPERIELGFAYLFSENFKKAEEIFSELVAAHG from the coding sequence ATGGGTCAGAATTTAGCAGTATCCAATCCGTCTTCCATTGAAGAATCCGCTTGGGAATTATTCGAAACGGGTTCTTACGAAGAAGTGATCGAGATCGCAAAGAATAATCCGAATCACGTTTTTTTAAATCATCTAAGTGGAATTGCTGGCTTTGAATCCGGTTCCGATCACGGAATCAATTATTTCTTAAAAGGTTCCTCGGTTCTTTCCCCTCTTTTGGAAGCCTACGTTTTGAAGGAAGCCGGAAAGTTTCGCGAAGCGGCGAAGAAGTTTTACGCCTATTTTAAAACGACATCGGTTCCCGTTTCCTACGCGATCTTACGCACCGGAATTTTAACGAGCGAAGACGCGGTCGATTTCAAAACCGTCCTCGAATTGATTTCTCTTTACAAAGCCCGGTTTTCAAACGATTACTTCTGCAAGGCGGAATTCTTTTCCAACTATCATCTCCGAAACTACAAGGAATCGATTCAAGTATTTGCGGAGAATGCGAAACGTCTTACCGAAGAAAGGGACGTGATGGGTGCGCTCGGACTCGCACTCGTTCATCTCGGAAAATTCGACGAAGCGAAATCCGTGCTCGAAAAAATTCCCGGTTACGAAGAACTTCCGAGTTTTGACGATAAGAAGAAGGAATTTTCCGAAAAGATCGCGAGCATTCCGAAGATGGAAGCGAAACGCAAAAGCCTCACGGTTCCAGAACGGATCGAATTGGGATTCGCGTATTTGTTTTCCGAAAACTTCAAAAAGGCGGAAGAAATCTTCAGCGAATTAGTCGCGGCGCACGGTTAA
- the asnS gene encoding asparagine--tRNA ligase, whose product MSETPIVSNHELETYVDRKVVVQGWVHGIRGSNARQFISLRNSGRILQVLAEKEILGEEIFQTVKHLRQETSVAVTGKLVRNEKSPIGFELVMDSVRIVGESENYPITPKEHGIDFLISQRHLWLRSSKQLAILRVRDNLSFAIRKYFHERQFLLIDTPILTGSVGESAGTLFSTSYFDLGNAYLAQTGQLYLETAIFAHNKVFCYGPTFRAEKSKTRRHLTEFWMVEAEVAFANHADNLKLQEDFVKTIIKETVQNSLQDLKVLERDPAPLLAYLEKDFPVIDYTKALEILQSKGEDIVWGDDINSEREQMLTTEFGGPIFIQKYPREAKAFYMKVNPEDPKTVLNADLIAPDGVGEIIGGSEREENYENIVHRLEEEKLPVESYDWYLDLRKYGSVPHSGFGLGSERMIAWICGLSHVRECIPFPRMMERLYP is encoded by the coding sequence ATGTCTGAAACACCGATCGTCAGTAATCATGAATTAGAAACATACGTGGATCGTAAGGTAGTCGTCCAAGGTTGGGTTCACGGAATCCGGGGAAGCAACGCAAGACAGTTTATCTCTTTAAGAAACAGCGGAAGAATTCTCCAAGTGCTTGCCGAAAAAGAAATCCTCGGCGAAGAAATCTTTCAAACCGTAAAACATCTCCGTCAGGAAACTTCCGTAGCGGTTACGGGAAAACTCGTGCGAAACGAAAAATCTCCGATCGGTTTCGAACTCGTGATGGATTCGGTTCGGATCGTGGGCGAATCCGAAAATTATCCGATCACTCCGAAGGAACACGGGATCGATTTTTTGATTTCGCAACGCCATCTCTGGTTGCGTTCTTCCAAACAACTTGCGATCCTTCGAGTGAGAGACAATCTTTCGTTTGCGATCCGCAAATACTTTCATGAAAGACAATTTCTTTTGATCGATACTCCGATTCTCACCGGTTCCGTGGGCGAAAGCGCAGGCACTTTGTTTTCCACGTCCTACTTCGATTTGGGAAACGCATATCTCGCACAAACGGGACAGTTGTATTTGGAAACCGCGATCTTTGCGCACAACAAAGTTTTCTGTTACGGACCCACCTTCCGCGCGGAGAAGAGCAAGACCCGCAGGCACCTGACCGAGTTTTGGATGGTGGAAGCGGAAGTGGCGTTTGCGAACCATGCGGATAACTTGAAGTTGCAGGAAGATTTCGTAAAAACGATCATCAAAGAAACCGTTCAAAATTCTTTGCAGGACTTAAAGGTGTTGGAAAGAGATCCGGCTCCGCTCCTTGCATATCTTGAAAAAGATTTTCCGGTGATCGATTATACGAAGGCGCTCGAAATTCTTCAGTCGAAAGGAGAAGACATCGTATGGGGGGACGACATCAATTCTGAAAGAGAACAAATGCTTACGACGGAATTCGGCGGACCCATTTTCATACAGAAATATCCGAGAGAAGCGAAAGCCTTTTATATGAAGGTGAACCCCGAAGATCCGAAAACGGTTTTGAACGCAGACTTAATCGCGCCGGACGGAGTGGGTGAAATTATCGGAGGATCGGAACGGGAAGAAAATTACGAAAACATCGTTCATCGTCTCGAAGAAGAAAAACTTCCCGTGGAATCCTACGATTGGTATCTGGATCTGCGCAAATACGGATCGGTTCCACATTCCGGGTTCGGACTCGGTTCGGAACGAATGATCGCCTGGATCTGCGGACTATCACACGTTCGGGAATGTATTCCTTTCCCTAGGATGATGGAACGACTTTATCCATGA
- the folD gene encoding bifunctional methylenetetrahydrofolate dehydrogenase/methenyltetrahydrofolate cyclohydrolase FolD, which translates to MNPVLLDGKKLSEKIRDGIRTSIDERKAKNLRIPKLATILVGNNPASETYVAMKVKACHSVGMGSEMIRLGETTTTEELLAVIDKLNADKSVDGILLQHPSPPQIDERAAFDRIALHKDVDGVTTLSFGKLSMGVETYLPCTPYGMVLLLKEYGIEVAGKNAVVVGRSPILGKPMAMLLTEMNATVTLCHSKTRNLPEIVRKADIVVGAVGKPEFIKADWISKGAVLLDAGYNPGNVGDIEISKAKDHSSFYTPVPGGVGPMTIAVLLLQTLYSAKEHFTPPVK; encoded by the coding sequence ATGAATCCGGTTCTCTTAGATGGTAAAAAACTCTCCGAAAAAATCAGGGATGGAATTCGTACGTCAATCGACGAACGAAAAGCGAAGAATCTTAGAATTCCAAAACTCGCCACGATCCTAGTCGGAAACAACCCCGCTTCCGAAACCTACGTTGCGATGAAGGTCAAAGCCTGTCATTCCGTGGGAATGGGTTCGGAGATGATTCGTTTGGGAGAAACGACCACAACGGAAGAATTACTCGCTGTCATCGATAAACTCAACGCCGACAAAAGCGTGGACGGAATCCTACTCCAACATCCTTCTCCTCCGCAAATCGACGAAAGAGCCGCCTTTGATCGGATCGCTCTTCATAAGGACGTCGACGGGGTCACTACTCTTTCTTTCGGAAAACTTTCGATGGGTGTGGAAACCTATCTTCCTTGTACTCCGTACGGGATGGTTCTTTTACTGAAAGAATACGGAATCGAGGTCGCCGGGAAGAACGCGGTCGTAGTTGGTCGTTCTCCGATTCTCGGCAAGCCGATGGCGATGCTTCTCACCGAGATGAACGCGACCGTTACGCTTTGTCATTCTAAAACTCGAAACCTACCCGAGATTGTCCGCAAAGCGGATATCGTCGTCGGCGCGGTCGGGAAACCGGAATTCATCAAAGCGGATTGGATTTCCAAAGGAGCGGTTCTATTGGACGCGGGTTACAATCCGGGAAATGTGGGCGATATCGAAATTTCAAAAGCGAAAGACCATTCTTCCTTTTACACTCCCGTTCCGGGCGGCGTGGGCCCGATGACGATCGCCGTCCTCCTGCTGCAGACGCTGTATTCGGCAAAAGAACACTTTACACCACCGGTAAAGTGA
- a CDS encoding acetylxylan esterase yields the protein MAISFDECFQTYPELHSPSDLDEFWAEAIRDLKNFPIKKQSKALLKGSIIKETIYDISFQSWQNATLNGTLVIPRKRGDLPVVVYFHDYGKERPAIIKGLTETGVAQLIIDLRGHGSQLVRPQLKEGEVADPDWTPGYFSKGLDGRDTFFMKGLYLDVIRAVEFLRLTDGIDGDKIILAGKSLGASLAAFGAAYTNRIKGLILETPNFCHIDDNQLKLEKSWMKEVNAQLNSSKTKKSAMKKSLAYYDSINFAKKIKIPTLVSVGMDDKISHPKSVFAFFNHLNNDKRMQVYPTEGNEAGLKGDKQNGANLEFVREIFFPE from the coding sequence ATGGCGATCAGTTTTGACGAATGTTTTCAAACCTATCCGGAGCTTCACAGCCCGAGCGACCTCGACGAATTTTGGGCCGAGGCGATCCGGGATTTAAAAAACTTTCCGATTAAAAAACAATCCAAGGCCCTTCTCAAAGGTTCCATTATCAAGGAAACGATCTACGACATTTCCTTTCAGTCTTGGCAAAACGCGACCTTGAACGGAACCCTCGTCATTCCTCGAAAACGGGGAGATCTCCCTGTTGTGGTTTATTTTCACGACTACGGGAAAGAAAGACCAGCAATCATCAAAGGACTTACCGAAACCGGGGTCGCACAACTCATCATCGATCTCCGCGGACACGGTTCTCAACTGGTTCGCCCTCAATTGAAAGAGGGAGAAGTCGCCGATCCCGATTGGACGCCCGGCTATTTTTCCAAAGGTCTTGATGGAAGAGATACTTTCTTCATGAAAGGTCTCTATCTCGACGTGATCCGCGCCGTCGAATTTTTACGACTCACGGACGGAATCGACGGCGACAAGATCATCCTCGCCGGAAAATCTTTGGGAGCGTCCCTCGCCGCATTCGGCGCCGCTTATACGAACCGGATCAAAGGACTCATCTTAGAAACTCCGAACTTCTGTCATATAGACGACAACCAGCTCAAACTCGAAAAAAGCTGGATGAAGGAAGTCAACGCTCAGCTGAACAGCTCGAAGACCAAAAAGAGCGCGATGAAAAAGAGTTTAGCATATTATGATAGTATAAACTTTGCGAAGAAGATCAAGATTCCTACGCTGGTATCCGTCGGAATGGACGACAAAATCTCGCATCCGAAATCGGTGTTCGCATTTTTCAATCATCTGAACAACGATAAAAGAATGCAGGTCTACCCTACCGAAGGAAACGAAGCCGGTCTGAAAGGCGATAAACAGAACGGAGCCAACCTCGAATTCGTGAGGGAAATTTTCTTTCCCGAATGA
- the cysS gene encoding cysteine--tRNA ligase has protein sequence MIEVYFHNSLSGKKEKFSPADPKRVTVYSCGPTVYNFAHIGNLRAFLFVDVLRRSLKLLGYGVEMTMNITDIDDKIIRDSIASKKSIQEFTAPWTRAFFEDLKTVSAETLEHYPKATESIPEMIDIIQKLQAKGLVYEKDDSLYFSIQKFNGYGKLSKIDVSGMKTGTRYDTDEYEKEDVRDFVLWKSPKLEGETSWETLVGTGRPGWHLECSAMIRKVYHSGVDIHTGGVDLLFPHHENEIAQSEGAFPGETFVGTWLHSEHLLVDGQKMSKSKGNFYTLRDLVQQGLDPKAIRFLLIGAHYRSKLNFSTDRIAEATANIRKIQNCLDRLLDSEKETALSDSYAFVLPVTQGWKKEFEESLADDLNVSKALAVVFESVRQINSLLDTNQADSPQKIEYIQLFAYYDRIFGVLDFSSKTDLIDSEIDSLIEERQTARKNKDFARSDAIRDQLLAQGILIEDTKDGIRWRRK, from the coding sequence ATGATCGAAGTCTATTTTCACAATTCCCTTTCGGGTAAAAAAGAGAAATTCTCCCCCGCCGATCCCAAACGGGTGACCGTTTATTCCTGCGGCCCTACGGTTTACAACTTCGCGCATATCGGAAATCTTAGAGCGTTTTTGTTCGTGGACGTTTTACGCCGTTCGCTCAAACTTTTAGGATACGGCGTCGAAATGACGATGAACATCACGGACATAGACGACAAGATCATCCGTGATTCGATTGCATCCAAAAAAAGCATTCAGGAATTCACCGCTCCTTGGACGCGGGCATTTTTCGAAGATTTAAAAACGGTTTCCGCGGAAACGCTCGAACACTATCCGAAAGCCACCGAGTCGATTCCGGAGATGATCGATATCATACAAAAGCTTCAGGCCAAGGGTCTCGTCTATGAAAAGGACGATAGCCTTTACTTTTCCATCCAAAAATTCAACGGATACGGAAAACTGAGCAAGATCGACGTTTCCGGTATGAAAACCGGAACCCGTTACGACACGGACGAATACGAAAAGGAAGACGTGCGCGATTTCGTTCTTTGGAAAAGCCCCAAATTGGAAGGAGAAACTTCCTGGGAGACGTTAGTCGGCACGGGAAGACCGGGTTGGCATCTGGAATGTTCGGCAATGATCCGCAAGGTGTATCATAGCGGAGTGGACATTCATACCGGCGGGGTGGATCTATTGTTTCCGCACCACGAAAATGAAATCGCACAATCGGAAGGAGCGTTTCCCGGAGAAACGTTCGTGGGAACCTGGCTTCATTCAGAACACCTTCTCGTGGACGGACAAAAGATGTCCAAAAGCAAGGGAAACTTTTACACGTTACGCGATCTTGTCCAACAAGGATTGGACCCGAAGGCGATCCGTTTTCTTCTGATCGGCGCGCACTATCGTTCCAAACTGAACTTCTCCACGGACCGGATCGCGGAAGCGACCGCAAACATCCGTAAAATTCAGAACTGCCTGGATCGCCTTTTGGATTCGGAAAAAGAAACGGCCCTCTCCGATTCATACGCATTCGTTTTGCCCGTGACGCAGGGATGGAAAAAGGAATTCGAAGAATCTCTCGCGGACGATCTCAACGTTTCCAAGGCGCTCGCCGTCGTCTTCGAATCCGTACGGCAAATCAATTCTCTTCTCGATACGAACCAGGCGGATTCTCCGCAAAAAATCGAATACATTCAACTTTTTGCATATTATGACCGTATTTTCGGCGTTCTCGATTTTTCTTCGAAAACGGATCTCATCGATTCCGAAATCGATTCGTTGATCGAGGAAAGACAAACCGCGAGAAAAAACAAGGACTTCGCGCGATCCGACGCGATCCGCGACCAGCTTTTGGCGCAAGGTATTTTGATCGAGGACACGAAAGACGGAATCCGCTGGAGGCGAAAATAG
- the rlmB gene encoding 23S rRNA (guanosine(2251)-2'-O)-methyltransferase RlmB — MFGKRTLIELTEAHQGNEHSFPFIELFVKENPGTEITEKIINRIPSFVKVHKVSGNKLDSLVPGRNHQGIVALKAPARQTAAKKNLEEFLIEKPGAFLILDRIQDPGNLGNILRTAECFGVKNIILPERESAGITPVVEKVSSGALSFLKIFTVKNLANTLELLKENGYWIVSTSDRGTEDWSKLPDLQELAILMGNEGEGVKRILMEKSDFVLRIPMHGNLSSLNVTVATGVVLDRIVNRK; from the coding sequence ATCTTCGGTAAGAGAACGCTCATCGAACTTACCGAGGCGCATCAAGGGAACGAACATTCGTTTCCTTTTATCGAGCTATTCGTTAAGGAAAATCCGGGAACGGAAATCACCGAAAAGATCATCAACCGAATTCCATCGTTCGTAAAAGTCCATAAGGTTTCCGGAAATAAATTGGATTCTCTCGTTCCGGGAAGAAATCACCAAGGAATCGTCGCACTGAAAGCTCCCGCGCGGCAGACCGCGGCTAAAAAGAATCTCGAAGAATTCCTAATCGAAAAACCCGGAGCCTTCCTGATTCTGGATCGAATCCAAGATCCGGGCAATCTCGGAAATATTTTAAGAACCGCGGAATGTTTCGGCGTAAAGAATATCATTCTTCCCGAACGCGAATCGGCCGGAATCACTCCGGTTGTGGAAAAGGTTTCTTCGGGTGCGTTATCCTTTCTTAAAATCTTTACGGTAAAGAATCTCGCGAACACGCTCGAACTTTTGAAAGAGAACGGATATTGGATCGTTTCCACGAGCGACCGAGGCACGGAGGATTGGTCCAAGCTTCCCGATCTTCAGGAACTCGCGATTCTCATGGGAAACGAAGGAGAAGGAGTCAAACGAATTCTAATGGAAAAATCGGATTTCGTTCTGCGGATTCCGATGCACGGAAATCTTTCTTCCTTAAATGTCACGGTTGCGACGGGAGTCGTACTCGATCGAATCGTAAACCGGAAGTAA
- a CDS encoding esterase/lipase family protein — protein sequence MKSYESSFKLLAFSLCFAILSSCSNLSWEKLKEKLNLSKKKSMAEEILEGLTLAFWGEFNHELYKFVPVSLIVTKGQITADQFAVATPELKEGKPKIILIHGWDFKEKSFNPPTDKFTKVSNLRSTWDDALEMYSQNRSGVQSSYELYTFTYRTSDYVENNGKRLIDRLNTVFTSEDKVILLAHSMGGLVSRSALYHANNTNDVIDFIVTLGTPYMGSPFASSSYQGNFGAIGELIGFMTGTDGGKDLAYTNALGTSYQVPSPSEAISGAQNAYLERLLAESSKDGRVTAFYGEMSVCNGHPGSEAVYTIACSILSGGSPSFANKSDGIVTSTSAKMSNKIAAGKQISKDFDHAQLSFRNHVDNTSRNTFFNQVITVINAL from the coding sequence ATGAAATCATACGAATCTAGCTTCAAACTTCTCGCATTTTCTCTCTGTTTCGCAATCCTTTCCTCCTGTTCCAATCTCTCTTGGGAAAAGTTGAAGGAGAAACTGAACCTCTCCAAAAAAAAAAGTATGGCCGAGGAAATCCTCGAAGGACTCACGCTCGCATTCTGGGGAGAATTCAATCATGAACTTTATAAATTCGTTCCCGTTTCTTTGATCGTCACCAAAGGGCAGATCACAGCGGATCAGTTCGCGGTCGCGACTCCCGAACTCAAGGAGGGAAAACCGAAAATCATTCTGATTCACGGCTGGGACTTTAAGGAAAAAAGTTTCAACCCGCCCACCGATAAGTTTACGAAGGTGAGCAATCTTAGAAGCACTTGGGACGACGCTCTGGAAATGTATTCCCAAAATCGTTCCGGAGTTCAATCGTCTTACGAATTGTATACGTTCACATATCGCACATCCGATTATGTGGAAAACAACGGAAAAAGACTGATCGATCGGCTCAACACGGTTTTCACTTCGGAAGACAAGGTGATTCTTCTCGCTCATTCCATGGGAGGTTTGGTGAGCCGTTCCGCGCTTTATCATGCGAACAATACGAACGACGTAATCGATTTTATCGTTACGTTAGGCACTCCTTATATGGGTTCTCCTTTCGCTTCGTCCAGTTATCAGGGAAACTTCGGCGCAATCGGCGAGCTCATCGGCTTTATGACCGGAACGGATGGAGGAAAGGATCTCGCTTATACGAACGCATTAGGAACTTCGTATCAAGTCCCTTCTCCGAGTGAAGCGATCAGCGGCGCGCAAAACGCGTATTTAGAACGGTTACTTGCAGAATCGTCCAAGGACGGAAGAGTGACCGCGTTTTACGGTGAAATGAGCGTTTGCAACGGGCATCCGGGTTCCGAAGCAGTTTACACGATCGCTTGCAGCATTCTGTCCGGCGGAAGTCCGAGCTTTGCGAACAAAAGCGACGGGATCGTGACCTCGACGAGCGCAAAGATGTCCAATAAAATCGCCGCTGGAAAGCAGATTTCCAAAGACTTCGATCACGCGCAGCTTTCCTTCCGCAATCACGTGGATAACACTTCAAGAAATACGTTTTTCAACCAAGTAATAACCGTTATCAACGCTTTGTGA
- a CDS encoding DUF1554 domain-containing protein: MISENGRILAESVPTTQLEVLEGENRNLEIEVTSVSPGEPLYLTSENAGTPFASFPSQVDESSSKIRFTISVHTDDNCEEEERSILIRNSQKRTIRRLNLAIREIDKCLFFANNGGNDFTGNLGGIAGADQTCASSKSEFLPGSSSEYKAVLFSMAAPQRKSGNMVAASADWPVVKNRRYYFHSNDVNRYQLFFQTAVESRVGDNGGIFGLPSVSSVPPQILPNPAVFWTGFESTFSSGSTCNGWTSSDGDDIGLSMNSNFHETAENCNERKKILCVRI; this comes from the coding sequence ATGATTTCCGAAAACGGCAGGATTCTTGCGGAATCGGTCCCAACGACTCAGTTAGAGGTGCTCGAAGGAGAAAATAGGAATTTAGAAATCGAAGTAACTTCCGTAAGTCCGGGAGAACCATTGTATTTAACTTCGGAGAATGCAGGGACTCCATTCGCTTCCTTTCCGAGTCAAGTCGACGAAAGTTCGTCCAAAATCCGATTTACGATTAGCGTTCATACCGATGATAACTGCGAGGAGGAGGAGCGATCCATTCTGATTCGAAACTCGCAGAAGAGAACGATCCGGAGGTTAAACCTTGCGATCCGCGAAATCGACAAATGTCTTTTTTTCGCGAACAACGGGGGAAACGATTTTACCGGAAATCTCGGCGGAATCGCCGGAGCCGATCAGACTTGCGCTTCCTCGAAAAGCGAATTTCTACCGGGAAGTTCGTCCGAATACAAAGCGGTATTGTTTTCCATGGCCGCCCCGCAGCGAAAATCGGGAAATATGGTCGCGGCAAGCGCCGATTGGCCGGTCGTAAAAAATCGAAGATATTACTTTCACAGCAACGATGTAAATCGTTATCAGCTTTTCTTTCAGACCGCAGTTGAAAGCAGAGTGGGAGACAACGGCGGAATCTTCGGTCTTCCTTCGGTTTCAAGCGTACCGCCGCAGATTCTCCCGAATCCGGCCGTGTTTTGGACCGGGTTCGAATCCACTTTTAGCAGCGGAAGCACCTGCAACGGATGGACTTCCTCCGATGGGGACGACATAGGACTTTCCATGAATTCGAACTTTCACGAAACTGCCGAGAATTGCAACGAGCGAAAAAAGATTCTTTGCGTGAGAATATAA
- the hisF gene encoding imidazole glycerol phosphate synthase subunit HisF, whose amino-acid sequence MSNLTARVIPCLDIKDGRVVKGVNFVNLVDAGDPVESAAIYEENLADELCFLDITASSDRREILLHLVERIAEKIFIPFTVGGGIRTVTDVRAVLEKGADKVSINTAAFQNPELLRESSEIYGSQCIVCAIDVKFHKERDRYEIFLHGGRTETGREALDWAQEAAAKGAGEILLTSMDRDGTRNGFDINLLKTFSSALEIPIIASGGAGNPEHMVEAILRGKADAVLAASIFHFGEYSIRETKSAMQEMGIAVRLE is encoded by the coding sequence ATGAGTAATTTAACGGCAAGGGTCATTCCCTGTCTGGACATCAAGGACGGACGAGTAGTCAAGGGAGTGAACTTTGTCAATCTTGTGGACGCGGGCGATCCGGTGGAATCCGCGGCGATCTACGAAGAGAACTTGGCGGACGAACTCTGCTTTTTGGACATCACGGCTTCCTCCGATCGAAGGGAAATCCTACTGCATCTCGTGGAAAGGATTGCTGAAAAAATTTTCATTCCTTTTACCGTAGGCGGCGGAATCAGAACCGTCACGGACGTCCGTGCCGTTTTGGAAAAGGGAGCCGATAAGGTTTCGATCAACACGGCTGCGTTTCAAAATCCCGAATTACTCCGAGAATCTTCCGAGATCTACGGATCGCAGTGTATCGTATGTGCGATCGACGTAAAGTTCCACAAAGAACGAGATCGTTACGAAATTTTCCTTCACGGCGGAAGAACGGAAACGGGAAGAGAGGCGCTTGACTGGGCGCAAGAAGCGGCAGCCAAAGGGGCGGGGGAAATTCTTCTTACCTCCATGGATCGGGACGGAACACGAAACGGATTCGATATCAATCTTTTAAAAACGTTTTCTTCCGCGTTGGAAATTCCGATCATCGCATCGGGCGGCGCCGGAAATCCGGAGCACATGGTGGAAGCGATTCTCCGCGGAAAAGCGGACGCGGTTCTTGCGGCTTCCATCTTTCATTTCGGAGAATATTCCATCCGCGAAACAAAAAGTGCAATGCAAGAAATGGGAATCGCCGTTCGGTTGGAATAA